The sequence AGTCGTGAACAGACTTTTTAGTTTCCCGTTCGAAAGAATAGAAAAACACATGCCCATTTGAATGAATCTGTAAGTAAAGGGAATTGGGGGGTATCGGAACACTCTGTGGAATCGGGGTGAATGGAAAACCTTCAGGATAGAAACCGACCGACTCATTGTCGAACTGCATATATGCTACGTTGTAAGTTGTGGGTGGGCTGGgaaacctaaaatacatttgaGGGGGTGCAGGGGCTGTATACAGGGCAAAACCGTTGACAAGCAAAGTTGCATAGACAACCCCTTGGCTTGTGTTGGTCGGGGATATGTTTGCAGTAAGCTTCTGTCCCACCTTCAATTTCTGGCCGCGCAGGAGCATATCAGTGGGATGGTCGAAAGACTGCCACAGGGTTCCATTGTTGCTGTTGATGAGTACTAGGTTCCCTGTTTCTTCTATCACCATTCCTTGGAAATCTTGGGCGGATGTATTTGTAGACCAGACTAGACTGCCATCTGCGTCCTTCAACACAAAATCCCCAGTGGAGGTGAGTCGAAGGGTTGCATTATCTTTCACTAGACGCCTCCTATTTGCAGTCCAAACCACTTGCAGATCATCTGGATCAGTATAATTAGTTTCGTAGATAACAAAGAAAACAGCAAAAGAGTAGCCCGTGTCACAAGGAATGGAGTAGCAGAAGAATCCGCATTCAAACCGCAGGCTCTCACCGCCATATAAGATATTCTTGGAGAGAAGAACAGGTCTGACTGTGAGTTCGCCTATGTCGGCTGATCGGGGTGTCCATGATTCTAAAGACTGGATGTTATTGATCCACGTTGTTCCTCCATATCTATTTGAAGAAGGCAGAGCAAATGGCAATACAAAGAGAGGAGATGATATGAGGAAGATACTTAA is a genomic window of Cryptomeria japonica chromosome 7, Sugi_1.0, whole genome shotgun sequence containing:
- the LOC131039862 gene encoding EP1-like glycoprotein 2 encodes the protein MLSIFLISSPLFVLPFALPSSNRYGGTTWINNIQSLESWTPRSADIGELTVRPVLLSKNILYGGESLRFECGFFCYSIPCDTGYSFAVFFVIYETNYTDPDDLQVVWTANRRRLVKDNATLRLTSTGDFVLKDADGSLVWSTNTSAQDFQGMVIEETGNLVLINSNNGTLWQSFDHPTDMLLRGQKLKVGQKLTANISPTNTSQGVVYATLLVNGFALYTAPAPPQMYFRFPSPPTTYNVAYMQFDNESVGFYPEGFPFTPIPQSVPIPPNSLYLQIHSNGHVFFYSFERETKKSVHDYLSSFTSALGTCDYPIICGDYGICTDGQCSCPKGSNDFSQIDASRPDLGCFPSSPVICPEKHKMNSTKNYQILEQDHVSYFTYDWGNASVPGLVPREECKALCLKNCFCKAAFFRYDISDNYSSGYCYLESNIYSLKMNTPRYGFYNSTAYIRFRETPRTLSARL